In Ignisphaera sp., one DNA window encodes the following:
- a CDS encoding phosphate uptake regulator PhoU: MRKVYRLQAIGGSYYIALPKEWLKRFGLGKGSHVEVVIEDDGTLRIKPIEIQEEVQEELSKIEVEVQDRETLFSLLITLYLRGYDIISLRFKGSAIASAIRDAVNRAKNILLGFEIVDEDSSSIVLQVLSSSDTEIHTLIKNMYRISRSMYLDSIVALIERDAEKAYSVEARDQDLNRLYFYITRVIRKKVVSGIVEPKELLKLVDLRMVVKAIEEIGDDAKKVAKIVQEVILNDIEIDINNAEKLKMYVDELDEIYRNIVNKIEKVVPLPELLESLYTCEKIRSGLHNFRKDLIEKDPKALTLLSEAIYSYEDIATHVYDIISLISSSI; this comes from the coding sequence ATGCGGAAGGTGTATAGACTTCAGGCAATAGGAGGCTCATACTATATAGCTCTACCTAAAGAATGGCTTAAGAGGTTCGGCTTAGGCAAAGGATCACATGTAGAAGTAGTGATAGAGGATGATGGTACACTAAGGATAAAACCTATCGAGATACAGGAAGAAGTTCAAGAAGAGTTGTCGAAGATAGAGGTAGAGGTTCAAGATAGAGAAACATTATTCTCACTCTTAATCACGCTATACCTCAGAGGATACGATATTATATCACTTAGGTTTAAGGGAAGCGCAATAGCTTCAGCTATAAGAGATGCTGTGAATAGAGCTAAAAACATACTTCTTGGATTCGAAATAGTTGATGAAGACAGTTCCAGTATAGTTCTCCAGGTTTTATCTTCAAGTGATACCGAAATACATACACTTATTAAAAACATGTATAGAATATCGAGATCAATGTATCTAGACTCTATAGTAGCTCTCATTGAGAGAGATGCTGAAAAAGCGTACTCAGTTGAAGCAAGAGATCAGGATCTAAACAGACTCTACTTCTATATAACGCGAGTGATAAGGAAGAAGGTTGTATCAGGTATTGTTGAACCTAAAGAGTTGTTAAAGCTTGTGGATCTGAGAATGGTTGTAAAAGCTATAGAAGAAATAGGTGATGATGCCAAAAAAGTGGCGAAAATAGTTCAGGAAGTTATACTGAATGATATAGAGATTGATATAAATAACGCAGAGAAGTTGAAGATGTATGTCGATGAACTAGATGAGATATACAGGAATATTGTGAATAAGATAGAGAAAGTGGTGCCACTTCCAGAGCTACTCGAATCTCTCTATACATGTGAAAAGATTAGGTCAGGGCTACACAATTTCAGAAAAGATTTAATAGAGAAAGATCCGAAAGCTCTTACGCTACTGAGCGAGGCAATCTATAGCTATGAAGATATAGCTACGCATGTATACGATATCATAAGCTTAATCTCTTCATCAATATAG
- a CDS encoding ATP-binding cassette domain-containing protein, with translation MDIELNNVYYRYDKEWVLENISVVFRTNEVVHIVGSNGSGKTTLMKIASLIYRPTKGYVITDGKDFWKLDEKTRTMIRRHVVYVHEKPILIRGSVIDNIVFGLTLRGINKYKAMDIAKDILDRLGIADLSERPVHKLSIGLAQLVAIVRALVVQPQVLFLDESFANLDEEKKRKVIEILLDLREEGVGIVIASHIENIPDIDIDKRIFLKNGKLVSS, from the coding sequence ATGGATATAGAGCTAAACAATGTGTACTATAGGTACGATAAAGAATGGGTCTTAGAAAATATATCAGTAGTTTTCAGAACTAATGAAGTAGTACATATAGTGGGATCTAATGGAAGTGGCAAAACAACGCTCATGAAAATAGCATCCCTTATATATAGACCTACAAAGGGCTACGTGATTACAGATGGAAAAGATTTCTGGAAACTAGATGAAAAAACTAGAACTATGATTCGTAGACATGTTGTCTATGTTCATGAGAAACCCATACTCATTAGGGGAAGCGTCATCGATAACATTGTCTTTGGATTAACGTTAAGAGGGATCAATAAATATAAGGCCATGGATATAGCTAAAGATATTCTCGATAGATTAGGAATAGCTGATCTATCTGAGCGTCCTGTACATAAACTTTCTATAGGTTTAGCACAACTTGTAGCAATAGTACGTGCTCTCGTAGTACAACCACAGGTACTGTTTCTTGATGAATCTTTTGCAAATCTTGATGAAGAGAAAAAAAGGAAGGTCATTGAAATACTATTAGATCTTCGTGAAGAAGGAGTAGGTATAGTGATAGCATCTCACATAGAGAACATACCGGATATAGATATAGATAAAAGAATATTTCTTAAGAACGGTAAACTAGTGTCTAGCTGA